Proteins encoded by one window of Salvia splendens isolate huo1 chromosome 7, SspV2, whole genome shotgun sequence:
- the LOC121742338 gene encoding protein STRICTOSIDINE SYNTHASE-LIKE 3-like, with the protein MANFLQQSPAMTPAGAFAGLFILLAVYCAVDPFRHSAISDFPDFESVRVEMPPWSSLPIDRDRENLLQKSEIRFLNQVQGPESIAFDPKGRGPYTGVADGRVVFWDGEKWNDFAYTSANRSGGLCDPKPSVLGYVKNEHICGRPLGLRFDKKSGDLYIADAYFGLMKVGPEGGLATSLTTEAEGVPLGFMNDVDVDDEGNVYFTDSSTKYRRRNFLQLVFSSEDSGRVLKYNPETKETTVLVRNMQFPNGISLSKDRSYFVFCEASPGRLIKYWLKGEKAGTWEPIAVLPGFPDNVRTNEKGEFWVAIHCRRSIYTHILGLYPKLRQAWLKLPISAKLHYLMQIGGRMHALVAKYSKDGKLVQILEDRTGKVVKAVSEVEERDGKLWMGSVLMSSVAVYDLD; encoded by the exons ATGGCCAATTTTCTTCAGCAATCGCCGGCCATGACGCCCGCCGGAGCATTCGCTGGTCTGTTCATCCTGCTGGCGGTCTACTGCGCCGTCGACCCGTTCCGCCACTCCGCGATTTCCGATTTCCCCGATTTCGAGTCGGTTAGGGTGGAGATGCCGCCGTGGTCCTCCCTCCCGATTGATAGGGACCGCGAGAATTTGCTCCAGAAATCGGAAATTAGGTTTTTGAATCAGGTGCAGGGGCCCGAGAGCATTGCTTTCGACCCGAAGGGCCGCGGCCCGTACACCGGCGTTGCTGATGGTAGGGTTGTTTTCTGGGATGGGGAGAAGTGGAATGACTTTGCCTACACTTCGGCTAATCG GTCGGGCGGCCTATGTGATCCGAAGCCGTCAGTGCTGGGCTACGTGAAGAACGAACACATCTGTGGCAGGCCCTTGGGGCTGAGATTTGACAAGAAGAGTGGTGATTTGTACATTGCTGATGCATATTTCGGGTTGATGAAGGTTGGCCCTGAGGGTGGTTTGGCCACGTCTCTGACCACTGAGGCGGAAGGTGTTCCCCTGGGATTTATgaatgatgttgatgttgatgatgaagGGAACGTTTACTTTACTGATAGCAGCACTAAGTACAGAAGAAG GAACTTCCTCCAGTTGGTTTTCTCTAGCGAGGATAGTGGAAGGGTGCTGAAGTACAATCCGGAAACAAAAGAAACCACTGTTCTTGTCCGGAACATGCAGTTTCCAAATGGCATTTCCTTAAGTAAGGATCGTTCGTATTTTGTGTTCTGTGAAGCTTCACCAGGGAG GTTAATCAAATACTGGTTGAAAGGCGAGAAAGCAGGGACGTGGGAGCCCATTGCTGTGCTGCCCGGATTCCCGGACAACGTACGGACAAACGAGAAGGGTGAGTTCTGGGTAGCAATCCACTGCCGGAGAAGCATATACACGCACATCCTAGGTCTATACCCAAAACTCCGTCAAGCCTGGCTGAAGCTTCCGATCTCTGCGAAGCTCCATTACCTGATGCAGATCGGAGGGCGGATGCACGCGTTGGTGGCAAAGTACAGCAAAGACGGTAAGCTGGTGCAGATTCTGGAGGATAGAACGGGGAAAGTAGTGAAAGCAGTGAGTGAAGTGGAGGAGAGAGATGGGAAGCTTTGGATGGGGAGTGTGTTGATGTCATCCGTTGCAGTTTATGATTTGGATTAG